From Paenibacillus graminis:
TACTGCTGGGGGTACTGCTGCTTGCAGCCTTTCTGTATGGCTATGGAATCTGGAATGATCAATACGCCAATACCTACTATACGACTGCGGTGGGAAGTATGCTCCAGAGCTTCCATAACTTCTTCTTTGCCTCACTGGACTCGGCGGGTTCGGTAACGGTCGATAAACCGCCGGTTACCTTCTGGATTCAGACGCTCAGCGCGCTGATCTTCGGACTGCATGGCTGGAGCGTGATCCTGCCCCAGGTGATTGGCGGGATGGGTTCGGTGCTGCTCGTATATCTGCTGGTGAAGCCAACCTTTGGCCGCACGGCAGCGCGTCTCGCGGCATTGGCCATGGCAACTACACCTGTGGCTGCCGCTGTGAGCAGAACGAACAATATCGATGCTATGCTGGTGTTCACGCTGTTGCTGGCGGCATGGTTTCTCTTCAAGGGGACGAAGCGAAATACAACGGGCAGCCTTCTCGCTGCATTTGCCCTCATCGGCGTTGGCTTCAACGAAAAGATGCTGCAGGCCTATATGGTACTTCCGGCATTTTATCTCTTTTATATTTTGGCAGCCAAAGTGAACTGGAAGAAAAAAACCGGCGTGCTAGCCGCCTGCACCGCAGTACTGCTGGTGGTTTCGTTGTCCTGGGCGGTGATCGTGGATTCCATCCCGGCCGGCAAACGGCCTTACATGGGCAGCAGCGGCACCAACTCTGTGCTCAATCTGGCTTTTGGCTACAACGGGGTAGCACGCTTAACGGGCGAACGCAGCACCGGGGGTGTCGGGGGCGGATTCCCTGGCGGCGGAGGCAGCGGAATGATCGGCGGAGGTGAAATGCCATTCTGGAATGGCGGGGAAATGCCGCTCATGAACGGAACAGGCGGTCAAGACGGCCGGGGCGGCCCGGGAACGATGAACGGAATAGACGGCCAGGCCCAGGGGCAGCAGCCGGGAGGTACTGGAGGCGGACAGGCTGACGGAGGCTCGGATGGCCGCGGCCAAGCTCCAGGTGGCGGCGGGATGGAGGGGCAGGTGCCAGGCGGCAGAGCGGACGGTGAAGACGGCCAGGGCGGAAATCGCCAGTTCAACTTCGGCCAAGGCGGACGCAGCGTGAGCGGAGGCGGAATGTTCAATACCGGCACAGCCGGTCCGCTGCGCTTGTTCCAATCGGCGTTGTCCGGTCAAGCCAGCTGGCTGCTGCCCTTCCTGCTGTTCGGCTGCATCGGGATTTTTGCCAGCCTGCGCAGACGGAATTTTACCCAAGAACATAAAGAAGCGTTGTTCTGGCTGGCCTGGCTGGTACCTGTTATGGGATTCTTCAGCATCGCCGGGTTCTTCCACCAATACTACCTGATTATGATGGCTCCGCCGATTGCGGCACTGGTAGGCGCAGGCTGGCTCCGGCTCTGGACCTATTATAAGGAGCGTGCAGCCTGGCTGTCCTGGCTGCTTCCGGTGGCCACACTCGCTACAGCACTCTTCCAGTGGTACATCATTCATCCTTATGACAGTACCATTGGCAGTGGCTGGTCCATAGGTGTCCTGGCTGGAGGGGGCGCAGTAACTGTGCTGCTGCTGGTGCTCCGGATATTGAAGGGGCAGAAGAAGCGGTTCGTCTATGCATCCGCTGTACTTGGGCTGCTGGTCCTGCTGGTTGGACCGCTGTACTGGGCGCTTACGCCAATTACATACGGCTCAAACAGCATGACACCGGCAGCAGGCCCGGACAGCGGGATGGGTGGCTTTGGAGGCATGGGTGGCATGGATGGCATGGGCATGGGCGGCAGAAACGGCACCACTGGAGTCAACGAGAATCTGCTGGCTTATCTGAAGGAGCATAATACCGGCGAGAAATATTTGTTCGCAGCCATGGATTACGGAACTGCAGGCCCTTATATCATTGATGAACATGAGTCGGTCGTGATTCTGAACGGATTCAACAACTCGGACGTGCCTTATACCACCGATACGCTGAAGGCGCTCGTGGCGAGCGGTAAAGTGAAGTACTTCCTCGTGACTACCGGCGGCATGGGCGGCGGCGGACGTGGAGGCAATTCTGAAATTACGAACTGGATTACGGAGAACGGGACAGCAGTTCCGACAGCAGAATGGCAGGGCACAGTGACAGGCAGCAACGGAGGAACCTTGTACGAGGTGACTGTTCAGTAGGTTAGAGACAAGCAGGCTGTTACAGGAGGCGTGCCGAACAGACTTTTAATGTAAGGGGCGCTTTATTACTTAAATCTAAGGAGGAGCTGCTCATGAGTACACACGTGCGCTATTCCGTAATTATACCAATGTATAACGAAGAGGCTGTTATTCAGGAGACGTACCGGCGGATCAAAAAAGTGATGGGAACGACAGGAGAGGTCTATGAGCTGTTATTCGTCAATGACGGGAGCACGGACAACTGTGCGCAGATGATTGAGGAATACAGCTACTGGGACGAGAGTGTGAAGCTGATTGATCTGTCCCGCAACTTCGGCCATCAGATTGCCATAACCGCCGGTATGGATTATTCACTGGGGGATGCGGTGGTCATCATTGACGCCGATCTGCAGGACCCGCCGGAGCTCATTCTGGATATGATCCGGGAGTGGAAAAACGGCTATGAGGTTGTGTACGCCAAACGGATCAAGCGAAACGGCGAATCCCTCTTCAAAAAGTGGACAGCAAGCCTCTTCTACCGGGTGCTGCGTTATTCCACGGACATTTCGATTCCGGTAGATACCGGTGATTTCCGGCTCATTGACCGCAAGGTGTGTGAGGAACTGAAACGGCTCCCGGAGAAAAACCGCTTTGTGCGCGGACTGGTCAGCTGGGTAGGCTTCCGCCAGAAGGCTATCGAATATGAACGTGATGAACGGCTAGCCGGGGAGACGAAATATCCCTTGAAGCGCATGATCAAGCTGTCGCTGGATGGAATCACCTCCTTTTCCTACAAGCCGCTGAAGCTGGCGGGCTATCTAGGAGGGCTCCTCTCGGGAGCCGGATTTCTGTACCTTATGTACGTGCTGTATCTGGCGCTGTTTACGGACGCGGCTGTTAAAGGCTGGGCTTCGATGATCGGTATTACCCTGACATTCAACGGATTTGTACTGATTATGCTGGGCATCCTGGGTGAATATGTCGGCCGGATCTACGACGAGACGAAACGGCGTCCGCTCTACATTGTCCAGGAATTTTACAGCGGCAAGAAGCAGCAAAGTGTAAGCGAACAGAGAGTGGCCCAGCTCAATAAATAATAGGACAGAGGAGTGGATCCATCGTGAAAATCAGAAAAGCTGTGATCCCCGCTGCAGGCCTGGGCACGCGTTTCCTGCCGGCCACCAAGGCCCAGCCGAAGGAAATGCTGCCTATTGTAGACAAGCCGGCGATTCAATATATTGTGGAGGAAGCGGTGCGCTCCGGCATTGAGAGCATCATTATCGTGACCGGCCGCAACAAAAAGTCGATTGAGGATCATTTTGACAAGTCGGTGGAGCTGGAGCAGACTCTGCTGGAAACAGAGAAACTCGACTTGCTCCGTGAAGTGCAGGCCATCAGCGGGCTGGCGAGTATTCATTACATCCGGCAAAAGGAACCGCTTGGCCTGGGACATGCAATTTCCTGCACGGAACAGTTTATCGGCGGCGAGCCGTTCGCGGTACTGCTTGGTGATGACATCATGGTCTCCGAGCCGCCGGCACTCCTGCAGATGATGAAGCTGTACGAGCAGTCCGAGCAGACTATAGTTGGTGTGCAGCCGGTACCAAGGTCCGAGGTGAACAAGTATGGAATCATTGCCTCCGGCGGCGCGGTGAAGGGCGTGCATGTGGTAAGCGGGCTGGTGGAGAAACCTCTGCCTCAGGCTGCGCCTTCAACGAATGCCATCATGGGACGCTATATCCTGAAGCCATCCATCTTTTCTGTGCTCAGCAAGCTGGAGCGCGGAACCGGCGGAGAATATCAGCTGACAGATGCGCTGCATGAGGGATGCCGGAATGAGGGGCTGCTGGCCCTTGATCTGCAGGGCAAACGTTATGATATCGGCGATAAATTCGGTTATATTCAGGCCACGCTGGAGATTGGACTGGCGCGTAAAGAACTGCGTCCGCAGCTTGTGCCTTATCTGAGGGGGCTGCTCGGCAGCTTGGAAGACGGCACAGAAGCCTTGTCTGTGCTGCATTCTCCGGGTGCAGGGTGAAACGGCTGAACTCGCCGGACTTGGAAAACCGTTGAAAGGAACAGCCGCCGTTAGTGGAAAAGGATCACTAATTGAACACATTCGGCCCATGGAGCATCTTATGTTGGAAAAAGGATCACTAATTGAACACATTCGGCTCATGGAGCATCTTATGTTGGAAAAAGTACCACTAATCCGGCCCGAAAGCGGCCGGATGGGATGAATAAGGCTGATTAGGTGTAAGTAATCCCACTAAAACCTTCTGCACCCAGAATTCCAGCTAATTAGGTTTACTTTTTCCACTCGCTGTAGTTTCCTATGGGCTTTATTCATTACCCGAACCTTCAAGTTCCCCAGTTCAATTCAACTAGGATAAAGCTGCTCGAGAAGCACCGGACACCGGGCTATTGTCCCTTTGGAGCAGCTTTTTTGCTGCTGAGTCCGGCCTCAGAGGAATAAGACGGATTGTCTTATCCTGCCTGTTCCGGGGCCGTTGTCCAATCCTCTGATGGAACAGTGATGTCCAAAAAGGCCAGCCGGAATCCATCCTCCGGTTAGCCTTGGTATTACGGGGCGTGTCCCTGACGTAAACGGAAACTAAGCCTTCAGCAGGTCATGATCCACGTATCTTGCACCGTTCAGTTCACTGATAATATTAATGGCAACCTTTGCGCCGTCTCCGGCAGTGATAATGGCATGTACGCTTACTCCGGCTACCGTTCCGGCTGCCCAGATGCCTGCGACACTGGTTCGGCCTTCCGCATTTACAGCTACAACCGTCTTGATTCTTGGCTCTGTGCCGTCTTTTGTTTCCACACCGGCTTTGGCGGCCAGATCGGTCAGCACACCCGTTGCTAGGATCACATGCTTGGCCTCATAAGCAGCGCCGCTCTCACTCTCGATCACGAAGCCTTCACCTTTAGCGGCAAGGTTTACCGCTTGGTCTGCCACCAATTCAGCCCCGAATTTGACGGCTTGCTTATGGCCGGTCTCCACAAGCTCCGGTCCGCCGGTTTCGGCAATCCCATAGTAGTTCTCATACCAGCCTCTGCGAGTCATGCCTTTGTCGTTGTCGATCAGCAGCGTTTTTTTACCCGCTTTGGCGGCGAACAGGGCTGCGCTTGCGCCGGCAGGACCGGCCCCAATGATGGCAATTTCATACATACGTATAACCTCCTAAAAGTTTTGTTAGCCATGCACCATTCAAATCGATTCACGTACAACCCGCACCGAAAGCATAGGCATAAGTTTTTGTCAGCCTACGCATTGTACGACAGCTTCGTACATAAACCGCTCGAATGTATACGCTTTAGTCTTGAGCGCTTGTCACTTACTATTATACTGTTAATAATTCTTGTTTAGCTACTCTTCTGAACGGGGAAGGGTAACCCTGAAGGTGGTGCCTTCGCCGGGGCGGCTCTCGACACGGATACCGCCGTGATGGGCATCCACGATGGATTTGGTAATGGATAGCCCGAGCCCCGAGCCGCCGTATTTGCGTGTGCGCGAAGAATCGCTGCGGTAGAACCGTTCAAACACATGGGGAATGTGCTCAGCCGCAATCCCGGAGCCATTGTCCCGCACCGTCAGTTCAGCTTCTGTGCCCCGGGCAGTTAGGCTGATATAAATAGTTCCCTTGAGGGTATCGGTATGTTGTACCGCATTGTGGAATAGATTAAGAATCACCTGTTTCAGCTTGTCGGGATCATACATCCCCCGGATGCCGGGCAAGATATCAAAGGTCACCCTGCGCTCTCCGGCGAGCATAAGCAGCTGGGGCTGCATTTCGTTGATGATTTCTCCCAGCATCATGTCTTTGATATTCAGCTGCGGGGCTCCATCCATGCGTGCCAGGAGGAGCAGATCCTCTACCAGCTTGTTGATCCGTTTGGACTCCCCGTGCATGCTGGCCAGGGCGCCCATAAGCTGTTCTCTGTTATCAGCGGCTCCGCGCAGCAGCACTTCCAGGAACCCGTGAATCGAGGTCAGCGGAGTCCTCAGCTCATGGGAGGCATCAGCTGCAAAACGGCGCATCTGCTCTTTGGCTTCGCGTTCATTATGAAAAGAAATCTCCAGCCGCTCCAGCATGCCGTTGAATGAGCGGGACAGCTTGTCAATCTCCGTCTGCCCCTGGTGTACGGGGAACCGCTCGCTGAGATTGCCTGCATCAATAATCTGGGCAGCTTCTCCCATATTGGAGAGGGGGACCAGCGTTTTGCGCAGCGCAGGCAAATACAGGAGCAGTCCGCCCAGCAAGGCCACAACCGACAGCCCTGCAAAAATCAGCAGCTGCTGCATGATCACATCCTTCAGCGGTCCCGTGCTTACACTCATCTGCAGCAGCATTCTGGCCTCCTGCGGCTTGCCGAGATTCATGAATACGGCCAGATGCTCGCTGCCGTCCGGTGCCGTAATGAGCCGGTAGCTGCCATTCGCCTTGTCCGTAGTTTGCTTCAGCAGATCATTGTATTCGGCATCGGTTAGTCTAGGAGCAGAAGAATCAGACAGTGTCTCTTCCTGGAAATCCTTAAACCCCCCGTCCGGGCTGTATACAGCTATAGTCGAATGGGCATCCAGCAGCAGGGGCCTTCTCCCGCTGTTCCGTAAATTTCCGGGGGCTAGATTGCCGCTGCTCCCCGGCGGTCCGATCCCGCCGGCACCGGAAGGCAGCGGATTGAAAAAAATCTCGCGCGGGACGGAACGGATCTGGGTTTCCATGGACTCCGCCCGGCTGGAGTAAATGAAGTCACGCATGAGTACATACTGGAGCACACCAATCAGGAGCAGCAGGCCGGAGAGAATCAGCAGGGAAATGACCAGCAGCTGCTTGCGCAGGGAACGCGGGGCCGGCAGTCTGCGGAAAAATCCTGCTATGCGGGCAATCATACCAGATCCACCCGGTATCCGGCACCGCGCAGCGTGCGTATGATCCGGTGGTCTTTATCGCCCAGCTTTTCGCGGAGGGAGCGGATGTACACCTCGACGATATTTTCTTCGCCGCCGAAGTCATAGCCCCAGACCTTGTCCAGAATCATCGGCTTGCTCAGCACCAGGCCATGATTGATGACCAGGTATTGCAGCAGCTCGTATTCCGTAGGGGATAGCTCCAGCACTTCGTCCTTATGGCGGATCTCCTTGCGCCGGCCATCAAGACGGAACGGCCCGCACCGCACTTCGCCGAGCAGCCCGGGGAACTGGTTGCGCAGACGCGCCTGAATCCGGGCCAGCAGTTCATCAAAGCTGAACGGCTTAACCATATAGTCGTCAGCCCCGATAGACAGACCTTTAACGCGGTCATCCACTTCATCCTTGGCTGTAAGCATGATGACAGCAAGTTCCGATTCTTCCGAGCGTAGATAGCGGCAGAGCTCAAATCCGTCCATTCCCGGCATCATCACATCCAGAATGGCGACATGGGGCTTGAAATCGGCCGCAACGGCAATGGCACTGTCCCCGTCCGGCGCTGTTCTTACTTCAAAGCCCTCATTGATCAGGCCCAGCTCCAGGAACTGGAGAATATGAGGCTCGTCATCCACCAGCAGCAGTCTTACACCTTGGGCAGCCTTCATGTTTTGTTCCTCCAAATCGGTAGTAGTTAGCTACATTATGACATATCAGAATGAATGTTTGCTGAAGATGGAAACATTAAATTTGACGAAAGGATTCGAAATGCTCTTTCACGGTTACTCATAATGGTTAATTAATTATACGGAGATTTTAATGCTATTAATAAGAAATTTAGTTAGAATTTAAAAGTTTCCGGATGGGGCAATAAAGGGTTTTGACGGCGGCTATAGAACACTTTACAATAAGGATACTACCCGGTCTGAGGAGTCCTCTTCAGGTCCGGAAATAAGTCCCATTCTGTGAGTTTCCCCCGTTTTTGACCTTATCATTTTCCTGTCAAGCACGCTTCTTCCGCTACACTTCTTTCTGGAATTTCTATTTCTGCACTGGGTTAAATCTACGCTGCATTATTCATCATCCAACTTAATTGATCCATGCTTTAATACCCATAAGTCAAGGAGGCTCTTCCATGAAGAAAAAAGAAATGGTAGCCATGCTATTAGCGGGAGGCCAAGGGAAAAGGTTGAAGGGGCTGACCAAATCACTTGCCAAGCCCGCTGTCTATTTTGGGGGAACCTACCGGATTATTGATTTCCCGCTCAGCAACTGCTCTAATTCGGGGATTGATACCGTGGGCGTGCTGACGCAGTATGAGCCGCTTGTGCTTCATTCTTACATTGGGGTAGGCAGCGACTGGGATTTGAACCGCAAAGATGGCGGCGTTTTTGTATTGCCTCCGCATGAACGGGAGAACGGAAGCAGCTGGTACCGGGGAACAGCGGACGCGATTTACCGCAATCTGAAATTTGTGGATCAATTTGATCCGGAGCATGTACTGATTTTGTCCGGTGACCATATCTACAAGATGGATTATCACGCCATGCTGCAGTACCATAAGGCCAGAAATGCCGATTGCACCATATCGGTCATCGACGTTCCGCTGGCGGAGGCCAGCCGTTTTGGCATCCTTAATACGGAGGAGGATCTCAAGATCTATGAGTTCGATGAGAAGCCGGCCAAGCCGAAGAGCACACTGGCTTCCATGGGAGTCTACATCTTCAAATGGGAGGTGCTCCGCAAGCATCTGTTAGAGGATGGGGAAAATCCCGGCTCGTCCCATGATTTTGGCAAAGATATCATTCCGCTTATGCTGGCGGACGGCCAATCCCTGTATGCGTATCCTTTTGAAGGGTATTGGAGGGATGTAGGTACTGTTGCCAGCCTGTGGGAAGCGAACATGGATCTGCTGAGCGATACGCCGCCCCTGAATC
This genomic window contains:
- a CDS encoding glycosyltransferase family 39 protein; this encodes MKWIKKLGSDVILLGVLLLAAFLYGYGIWNDQYANTYYTTAVGSMLQSFHNFFFASLDSAGSVTVDKPPVTFWIQTLSALIFGLHGWSVILPQVIGGMGSVLLVYLLVKPTFGRTAARLAALAMATTPVAAAVSRTNNIDAMLVFTLLLAAWFLFKGTKRNTTGSLLAAFALIGVGFNEKMLQAYMVLPAFYLFYILAAKVNWKKKTGVLAACTAVLLVVSLSWAVIVDSIPAGKRPYMGSSGTNSVLNLAFGYNGVARLTGERSTGGVGGGFPGGGGSGMIGGGEMPFWNGGEMPLMNGTGGQDGRGGPGTMNGIDGQAQGQQPGGTGGGQADGGSDGRGQAPGGGGMEGQVPGGRADGEDGQGGNRQFNFGQGGRSVSGGGMFNTGTAGPLRLFQSALSGQASWLLPFLLFGCIGIFASLRRRNFTQEHKEALFWLAWLVPVMGFFSIAGFFHQYYLIMMAPPIAALVGAGWLRLWTYYKERAAWLSWLLPVATLATALFQWYIIHPYDSTIGSGWSIGVLAGGGAVTVLLLVLRILKGQKKRFVYASAVLGLLVLLVGPLYWALTPITYGSNSMTPAAGPDSGMGGFGGMGGMDGMGMGGRNGTTGVNENLLAYLKEHNTGEKYLFAAMDYGTAGPYIIDEHESVVILNGFNNSDVPYTTDTLKALVASGKVKYFLVTTGGMGGGGRGGNSEITNWITENGTAVPTAEWQGTVTGSNGGTLYEVTVQ
- a CDS encoding glycosyltransferase family 2 protein; translated protein: MSTHVRYSVIIPMYNEEAVIQETYRRIKKVMGTTGEVYELLFVNDGSTDNCAQMIEEYSYWDESVKLIDLSRNFGHQIAITAGMDYSLGDAVVIIDADLQDPPELILDMIREWKNGYEVVYAKRIKRNGESLFKKWTASLFYRVLRYSTDISIPVDTGDFRLIDRKVCEELKRLPEKNRFVRGLVSWVGFRQKAIEYERDERLAGETKYPLKRMIKLSLDGITSFSYKPLKLAGYLGGLLSGAGFLYLMYVLYLALFTDAAVKGWASMIGITLTFNGFVLIMLGILGEYVGRIYDETKRRPLYIVQEFYSGKKQQSVSEQRVAQLNK
- the galU gene encoding UTP--glucose-1-phosphate uridylyltransferase GalU; the encoded protein is MVKIRKAVIPAAGLGTRFLPATKAQPKEMLPIVDKPAIQYIVEEAVRSGIESIIIVTGRNKKSIEDHFDKSVELEQTLLETEKLDLLREVQAISGLASIHYIRQKEPLGLGHAISCTEQFIGGEPFAVLLGDDIMVSEPPALLQMMKLYEQSEQTIVGVQPVPRSEVNKYGIIASGGAVKGVHVVSGLVEKPLPQAAPSTNAIMGRYILKPSIFSVLSKLERGTGGEYQLTDALHEGCRNEGLLALDLQGKRYDIGDKFGYIQATLEIGLARKELRPQLVPYLRGLLGSLEDGTEALSVLHSPGAG
- a CDS encoding FAD-dependent oxidoreductase; protein product: MYEIAIIGAGPAGASAALFAAKAGKKTLLIDNDKGMTRRGWYENYYGIAETGGPELVETGHKQAVKFGAELVADQAVNLAAKGEGFVIESESGAAYEAKHVILATGVLTDLAAKAGVETKDGTEPRIKTVVAVNAEGRTSVAGIWAAGTVAGVSVHAIITAGDGAKVAINIISELNGARYVDHDLLKA
- a CDS encoding sensor histidine kinase, which codes for MIARIAGFFRRLPAPRSLRKQLLVISLLILSGLLLLIGVLQYVLMRDFIYSSRAESMETQIRSVPREIFFNPLPSGAGGIGPPGSSGNLAPGNLRNSGRRPLLLDAHSTIAVYSPDGGFKDFQEETLSDSSAPRLTDAEYNDLLKQTTDKANGSYRLITAPDGSEHLAVFMNLGKPQEARMLLQMSVSTGPLKDVIMQQLLIFAGLSVVALLGGLLLYLPALRKTLVPLSNMGEAAQIIDAGNLSERFPVHQGQTEIDKLSRSFNGMLERLEISFHNEREAKEQMRRFAADASHELRTPLTSIHGFLEVLLRGAADNREQLMGALASMHGESKRINKLVEDLLLLARMDGAPQLNIKDMMLGEIINEMQPQLLMLAGERRVTFDILPGIRGMYDPDKLKQVILNLFHNAVQHTDTLKGTIYISLTARGTEAELTVRDNGSGIAAEHIPHVFERFYRSDSSRTRKYGGSGLGLSITKSIVDAHHGGIRVESRPGEGTTFRVTLPRSEE
- a CDS encoding response regulator transcription factor; translation: MKAAQGVRLLLVDDEPHILQFLELGLINEGFEVRTAPDGDSAIAVAADFKPHVAILDVMMPGMDGFELCRYLRSEESELAVIMLTAKDEVDDRVKGLSIGADDYMVKPFSFDELLARIQARLRNQFPGLLGEVRCGPFRLDGRRKEIRHKDEVLELSPTEYELLQYLVINHGLVLSKPMILDKVWGYDFGGEENIVEVYIRSLREKLGDKDHRIIRTLRGAGYRVDLV
- a CDS encoding glucose-1-phosphate adenylyltransferase, giving the protein MKKKEMVAMLLAGGQGKRLKGLTKSLAKPAVYFGGTYRIIDFPLSNCSNSGIDTVGVLTQYEPLVLHSYIGVGSDWDLNRKDGGVFVLPPHERENGSSWYRGTADAIYRNLKFVDQFDPEHVLILSGDHIYKMDYHAMLQYHKARNADCTISVIDVPLAEASRFGILNTEEDLKIYEFDEKPAKPKSTLASMGVYIFKWEVLRKHLLEDGENPGSSHDFGKDIIPLMLADGQSLYAYPFEGYWRDVGTVASLWEANMDLLSDTPPLNLNDPDWRIFTRNPNQPAQYVAPGAKVSGCIINEGCIVHGEVKHSVLFYGVEVGEGSVITDSVIMPKVKIGKNVRIHKAIISENTVIEDGMEIGMERDNEDEILLIDNRSKKRKSVAAKTI